From Corynebacterium aquatimens:
GTAACCGGCCCGAAGCCCGCGACCTTGCAGGCTGGCGGTGGCTTTCTGTCTCATTTCTGCTTCCTTCCCATGTAGATGAGCAGCCCGATGAGGTAAAACCCGCCCATCACCCCGGTGACCACGCCCACGGGCAGCTGGGCGGGAGCAATGATGCGCTGGGCAACGACGTCAGACACGAGGACGAGGAGTGCACCGACCAGTACCGAGGATCCGAAGCTGGTTACTGATTCACGCGCGAGAAACTTGGCGATCTGCGGTGCCGCAAGCGCCACGAAAGAGATTGGGCCCGCCGCCGCCACGGCAACGGCGGTGAGGATGACGCCGAGGGCGAGGAGTTGCGCGCGGCGGTGTGACACTGGAACCCCCAGCGATGTGGCGAGCTCGTCGCACGTCATCATGACAGCCATGGGCCGCGACAGGGCCACGCCGACCGGGATACTCACGGCAAGAACGGCACCAAGTGCTGCCACACTGTTCCAGCCGACAGCGTTAAATGACCCCGCGAGCCACAACTGTGACTGTTGCGCTCTATCCAGCGACGTGCGCACCACCAGCAAGCTGTTTACACCCCGAAGGAAGAAGGAGACCCCCACTCCGATGAGCACGAAGCGAATACCGGTGACACCGCGGGAGCGAGAGAGCGAGTAAACGAGTGCACCGGTGACAAACCCGCCGACCACCGCACCGAGGGAGACTCCAACCGGTGTCGCCTGGAAAATGATGATGGCGCTGACTGCTCCTGTCGCTGCCCCGGTGGTAAAGCCGGTGAGGTCGGGGCTTCCCAGCGGGTTCTTGGTGATGGACTGGAAAATCGCGCCGGACAGACCTAAAGCGGCGCCCACGAGCAGAGCCGCAAGAACACGGGGGGCACGCAAATCCTGGACGAAGTAGCGCGCCAGCGGATCCGCGTGCTCCCCGGTGATGGCGCGCACAACATCGCCCACACTCAGCGGGTAATCGCCGAGTGTCAACGCGAACAGACCGAACACCAGGCATGATCCGGCGGCAATAAGGTTGACCCAGAAAACACGGCGGGGGACCCTCACGTGGAAGCTGCCCGGTGTAAAGGAGTAGTGCCTCATAGCGCCTCGATCCTGCGCTGCCGCGCGATGGCGATAAAGATGGGGGCTCCGATCATCGCGGTGATCACTCCCGTCGGGATCTCCTGTGGGTACACCACAACGCGCGCAAGGAGGTCGGCCCCGAGGAACACGGTGGGGGCGACGAGCGCTGAGACGGGAATGACCCAGCGCTGGTCCGGCCCGCAGAAAAAGCGCGCGATGTACGGGACCCCCAAACCGATGAACATGATGGGACCGACCGCCGCCGTCGCCGCTCCCGCCAGTAAGGTGAGCGCAACCATGACTATCGTGCGCAACCTTGCGATGTTCACACCCAGGCCGCGGGCCGCTTCCTCGCCGAGTGCCATGGCGTTGAGTCCGGGTGCAGTGATGACAGCGAGTATGAGGCCCAGGGCGATGAACCCGATGACCGCGTACATCACGGGATACCCCCGATTCTCCACCGAGCCAGCGGCCCAGAAGCGGAACTCGTTGTAGACCTCTTTGTTGGAGAGGTTGACAAAGTCCACGAGCGAAGACACTGCCATGGAGATGGCCACGCCCGCCAGTGCGAGCTTTGCCGTGGAAGCATCCGCACGTACGCCACCGCCGAGCACATACACCGCCACAGTGGCAATCGCCGCGCCGAGGAAAGCGAACCAGACGTACAGCC
This genomic window contains:
- a CDS encoding FecCD family ABC transporter permease gives rise to the protein MLSAKRGAGIVACLCALILFIVASFLVGSNMIAPARVIEVLRAPDGSFESTIINGQRVPRTILVILVGSALGVAGALMQALTRNPLAEPGLLGVNAGASLSVVLSVAIIGVADIRLYVWFAFLGAAIATVAVYVLGGGVRADASTAKLALAGVAISMAVSSLVDFVNLSNKEVYNEFRFWAAGSVENRGYPVMYAVIGFIALGLILAVITAPGLNAMALGEEAARGLGVNIARLRTIVMVALTLLAGAATAAVGPIMFIGLGVPYIARFFCGPDQRWVIPVSALVAPTVFLGADLLARVVVYPQEIPTGVITAMIGAPIFIAIARQRRIEAL
- a CDS encoding FecCD family ABC transporter permease, translated to MRVPRRVFWVNLIAAGSCLVFGLFALTLGDYPLSVGDVVRAITGEHADPLARYFVQDLRAPRVLAALLVGAALGLSGAIFQSITKNPLGSPDLTGFTTGAATGAVSAIIIFQATPVGVSLGAVVGGFVTGALVYSLSRSRGVTGIRFVLIGVGVSFFLRGVNSLLVVRTSLDRAQQSQLWLAGSFNAVGWNSVAALGAVLAVSIPVGVALSRPMAVMMTCDELATSLGVPVSHRRAQLLALGVILTAVAVAAAGPISFVALAAPQIAKFLARESVTSFGSSVLVGALLVLVSDVVAQRIIAPAQLPVGVVTGVMGGFYLIGLLIYMGRKQK